The genome window GCCATGAGTTGCCGAAAGCGCGCTGAAAGGGTTTTTACCCCTTGATTTTCACCAAAAACGACGCACGGGATGCTCTATCCCGTTTCTTGCATCGGTTTCAGCGGCGGCCAGACACGGAATCAGATCCTCTGCGCACATACCCGGCCCAGCCAGACTGGCAGCCCGGCCATGCAGAAAAACAGCGGCACAGGCAGCTTCCCATCGCTCCATACCCTGCGCCAGCAAAGCAGCCACGATACCGGATAACGCATCCCCGGCGCCTGCCGTACCCAGCCAGGGCGGAGCAGACGCATTAATGGCAGTCCTCCCATCCGGCGCAGCAATGACGGTATCCGAGCCTTTCAGGATGATCACCGCATCGGTCTGCACGGCCGCCTCGCGCGCTGCCTTCAGTTTATCGCCACCGACAGCACCGAAGACACGGGTGAACTCGCCTTCATGTGGGGTCAGCACAGCCGTGCCACCCAGACGCAGCGGGTCAGCGGCGGCCCAGGAAAACACTCCCGCATCCGCCACCACCTGACGGCCTGCATCCACCAGTTGGCGCAAGGCTACCCCGGCAGAATCCGGCTCCAGCCCCGGCCCGCAGACCCAGACATGACGGCGGCGATCCTGAAGCAGAACGGCAATTTCCTCATCCGTCACGATCAGGCCCGGCTCACCGAAGCGGTAGCCCCATGCAGCTTCACGCCCCGTCGCGATGGAAACCAGGCCGGCACCGGTCCTGCGTGCCGCCGCCGCCGCAAGACGAGCCGCCCCCGGCATTGTCGCCCCACCAAGGACGGTGACATGTCCACGTGAATATTTGTGCGATTCCGCGGTCAGAACTGGCAGGTGCCATAATGCGGGACCATTCAGCCAGGCATCGGCAGAAATGCCGTTCAACGCAGCCTGCGGCATACCGATATCGGCCAGAATGACCTCTCCGCACAGCGACTTCCCCGGCATCAGATAATGCCCTGGTTTGCAACGGACGAAGGTTATGGTCGCCTGAGCCTGAGTGACTTTGCCCATCTTCTGTCCGGTTGCCCCATCCAGACCACTGGGCACATCAACGGCAATC of Granulibacter bethesdensis contains these proteins:
- a CDS encoding NAD(P)H-hydrate dehydratase, whose translation is MNGVNGFSPLPVHALLTPHSMALADRQAAALGATRMDVPGSGLMEHAGAAVARLVRRLASPCRVLVMAGPGNNGGDGYVAARKLQQAGWPVTVAALLPPRPGSEAALAASRWDGPVITMGPEVIPKCDLVIDAVFGAGLSKPLDSFVSESLAAAAAKAEGRVIAVDVPSGLDGATGQKMGKVTQAQATITFVRCKPGHYLMPGKSLCGEVILADIGMPQAALNGISADAWLNGPALWHLPVLTAESHKYSRGHVTVLGGATMPGAARLAAAAARRTGAGLVSIATGREAAWGYRFGEPGLIVTDEEIAVLLQDRRRHVWVCGPGLEPDSAGVALRQLVDAGRQVVADAGVFSWAAADPLRLGGTAVLTPHEGEFTRVFGAVGGDKLKAAREAAVQTDAVIILKGSDTVIAAPDGRTAINASAPPWLGTAGAGDALSGIVAALLAQGMERWEAACAAVFLHGRAASLAGPGMCAEDLIPCLAAAETDARNGIEHPVRRFW